The following is a genomic window from Rhododendron vialii isolate Sample 1 chromosome 9a, ASM3025357v1.
GGAAGCATATCGGATTCGGAAGGATGATGTGAAGTACAATAAATTGAGAGCAGAGGTTTTGGCTTAGTCATATGTTTCCTACCACCAAGCTTCACCTGAGAGCGTGAGATCTCATTACTCCAGACCATCGGCACCACCCCTGGTCTACATTGACATAGCTTCAGATTCGGAGGATGAAGATCCAAAGGAACCACCGTTCGATGAAAAGAATCGGGTTGTCTTAGAGCCGGAGGGTAGGATGAAAAATGTCTAGAACTATTGTGTAGCATGACATAGTAGTTTGACTTTATTGTTATTTAATCAGTGAaggaaaaattcaaaccgtGTTTGCCTTTTTCAAGTTGtacatttttgttgttgtttattGTCATTTGATTGTTGGTGAATTTCTCTACGCTCATTATGGACTTGCAATTGGTATCCAACTTTAGTTTGATGGCAGTAGCTAGCTTCTCCCAATTGATATCCACCCcctaaaaaatcagctttatttcttgctttccaaacaaatcatgtgaaaaaaaaagaccatGTGATTGTAGCAAGCATAGCATACAAAATCAGCATGATTGCTATCAATAATTGTGTTTAATGTTCACATGCTACTattatatttttcataaactagggTTCAACCTGTTCTATGCACGGGCAAAACTAACCCGTTCTAACGTTGTGCCCGTTCGAACCTACTTTTATTAATTGTCCTGTGCATCGAACGGACAACTTTAGTTTGATGGCAGTAGCTAGCTCCTCCCAATTGGTATCCACCCCcctaaaaaatcagcttatttcttactttccaaacaaatcatgtgaaaaaaaaagaccatGTTATTGTAGCAAGCATAACATACGAAATCAGCATGATTGCTATCAATAATTGTGTTCAATATTAACATGCTACTattatattttttcataaactagcgTTCAACCCGTTCTATGCACGGGCAAAACTAACTTGTTCTAGCGTTGTGGCCATTCGAACCTACTTTTATTAAttgtcccgtgcatcgaacAGACACAACACTGGAACGGATTAGTTTTGCCCTTGCATAGAACTGGTTGAACGCTAGTGGTAACTATCGAATTGAGATAGACTTTTCAGTCACAATGCATATATATGAACCATTTCAAGAAAAGCAACGTACGACATCGCGACTTAtccaaaattaaataaaaaaacgtTCGACACAACGATCACAAACTACTGGAATAACAACGTACAAACTTGGAAGTACAATATTTGGTAAGCGGGAATGTCTCGGTCAGCTTAGGCGCATCTCGGCCAATTTTGGAGCTGTGAAATTAACGACCGGACAAATCTGCAGTAGGCTTCTATGATTGAAATGTTTGGTCTCCGCGTGATTCGAAAAAGCGACCTTCTTACGTCCACTAGGCCAAACTCCATCgggttatttatttttatttttcttggcaGTCTAGCTTGGTTGTAGTGCTTTTATTATTGTGGAGAATTACTTCTTCCCCTATTGTCTAATGAAAAATGTTAGAATACATGAAAATGTTGCAGAAATTTGTCCATGAGATGGaaatgaatggttcaaattcacaaattttcatttcaatATTACTAGGATGActatatttcaaatttttggacTTAAGATATTATATTTCGACATACGATTATCCACACAAACCAATTTCATATGTCATGTAAAATAAATAACTAGTGTGCTCACTGTCGTATATATGAAATATtattccctctgtcccataattttttttaaaggtcatCCCGCCTTTCACATATACTTTTAAAATAGTTTCTTTCATGATTTTCAGTGTTTTATACCAATTTTAAAAACTGATTAAGATCTTTAAATCAACAGaaaattttatataaaaataattattttttaatcccCAAAGTATCCCAATTTTGTAAACTATACTTAAGCTGTGGAACTGATATGGTACAACAGATGACACTCAAACTGGTTATTAAATTGTACAACTGTGGCATGACTCTTAAATAAATACTACTACTCCTCTATCAGCACAACATTTTACTCTATAAATTGTGCTGTGCGTTTGATGTAGCACCGTCTCGTTATCCGTAATAACATTGCATCAATCactaagaaagttttttttcctgacaaataTTGTATACATACCCATCCATGGGTTGTCAACATGGTAAGGGCGAACCTGCGTTTGCAACATagcagggttcgattccccctggagacaaaccatgatttaagtgAGGGGCCATGGCGGTGGGCTGCTGTGCTAGTCTCCCCCGAGGTTTGGATAGCGCAGTTGGGTCCAATAGCGGCTCGACTGCAGGGTTGTTTCTCAGttaccaaatatatatattgtatacatcagtgggGTTAACGGAGGAGTTAGTTAGTTAGTCCACCAGGGGTCCAGAAACTGTCTATAGCCACTACAACAAAATTAGGTTCTGCCGATGCAAAAAAGTTGTCGGCAAAGAGTTTCACCAACGTAGGACCTTGCGTCGGCACGTTGTCGGCGTTTCTATGTCAGCAATAGTTTTTGCCGACGCAAACTGCTTGTGTCGACAAAAAGGAATGGATTTGGCAACACAAGTTGGCATCGGCGAAAGTGCATTTAATCTGGGATAATATAGCACCTTTGGCGACAAACTTTGCATCGGCGAAAGTGCATTTAATCTGAGATAATATAGCACCTTTGGCGACAAACTTTGCATCGGCAAAAAAACTTTAAATATAGtggatatatttttttattaaatctatTTTTCCCATAACCTGATGATATCATGCATTTATCCATTCATAATTATCAGTAACTTGTAAATACATTTATCCCATCCAAACTCATTCAAAagttcatcaaaatcaatagaTAGGTCATTCTAATACCTTTAAATATATCGCAATCCAAAAACCAACTATCCAAGCATCCAGAATATTACAGCCAAATGATTATCCCAAACTTATATAAACGTCCAAAATACAACCAAAAGATAACTCCACCTGCCATGTATCCAAAAACTAGTACTCCACCTGCCATGTCTCCCCATATTTACTTCACCAGCCATGTCTCCAAAAACTAGTACTCCACCTGCCATGTCTCCACAAATTTACTCCACCCGCCATGTCTCCTAAAACTAATCTAGATGTCTACGcatacaaaaaaattcaacagtAATCACCTCCCATAGTTGAATCAAAcgtaatattcaaaaaaaacccATTCAAAACAACTAAAGTCAACACGTTCGACCTCCATTTAAGTCAAAATTCCATCTTCTTGTCCAATCGAAGTGTCTTCTCCATTTTCATTACTTGAAATCAATCCCGGAATGGTGGCTGGATCAACTCCATTCTTTGTAGCCATGAAGAGCATCatggtttcaaattttttagcaTAATCAGCTATGAGTTTTGCTTGATCAGCCACGACTTCTTTAAGAGCAACTACCTCGGAATTTGGGACTGCTTGAGAATGTGTAGCATATGTGCTCTTGCGAATTCCATATCCCTTCAAGTAGCCCGATCTCTTCCCAAGCACATCAATGGAAACTTGTACCTCAGATTGAGGATTTGTGACACCGGGTTGCGACTGCTCAACTAGCTTTTTAGCAATCTTATCCTACATCAATTTGAATTAGTTAGCAAATTACATGTATATGTAGAAATTTACATTCGGCAATCTATTTCTGATCGGTAGTCTACCAACAAAGAAACTATGTTTGAAGCAAAACCAAGACTATCCTATGTTGATCTTCAAAGGTTTGACAGTAAGCATATCAAGAAAGATCGTCTCAAGTGATTTTGTTCATGCAGCAAACAAAGTAGTACAAATTTTTTGGCAGTTCATCAATCATTTGTCAACTACTCCCTAAATATAAACATATACCCACGATCATATAACGTTGCTCTTAGTTTGAAATAATGCAAATTGCCAAGTGAGTTAACAGGAATTAACCCTGTAGTAGCACTGTTAATTTCTAAGAACATGTAAGGTCTTTTGTTAGCAGTTCACTTAGGCCATTATCAGCATATATAAGAACCTGCATTTGCGCAATCAAAGACTATTAAAGGAAAACACGGTGAAGCCTACAACACTGTTTcagtttagtattttttttttttgtaaacatcAAAAAACAACCTTGTCTTAATCtttggaataaattacaaagacTATAAAGGGAAACACGGCAAAAGCATCACTGCACCTAACAGCTTTGAAGCATGCAGATCTGGCCTTCATAGAGGGCAACACATGCCACACTAAAGGGAAATCAAGATGAAGCAACAAAAACAGAGCAAATATGGAACACAATAAACTGAGCAGATCGATGTAGTAGAATTTAGTGAAGTTCATACATACATGAACTTCCTTAGCCTTGTCGTTTATCCATACTTCCTCCCCATGTCGATGACGTATGTGTTTGTCCTTGAACCTCTCCAAAAAAGACtgctctcttctttcttttttttacctatAATTTAATTTGCATTTCTCCTTAAAATTAGAATAAGCAAGTTTATAAtttaataaagaagaagaagataactACAAAGTCATACTTACAAACTTGGATGCTTGTGCTACAAATGATTGGGAGCCGCTAGTATGGTTATATTTCAACGATTTTCGTGCATTTTTCCCTCTCTTAGACTTCTTCTGCGAAAAATCATAAAACAGACTTGTTAAGAACAAGCCAATGGGATCTTACATGTTCTGTTACTTCCACATCTTTCTACTAATTTATGCATCTATGGTAATGTCTATTATATACTAAAAAAGGACAAAGATTACCTTAAAAGCTTTTTTCCGCCACACTTTCTTAATCATGAATTTCCAGTCCTCTGGATTACAGGGATATAATGGATGGTTTTTGGGGTCAGACACCTCCTTCTTGATCACTTTGTAGTGACTGTGTAGCGTGCACTTCCACTCTCTATACAAAGCTTGGCACTTAACGTCGATGATGCGCCTAAGAACCATATCGTTCTTATAGTCAACAAGTCCAAATGTTTGCTGTAAGGAAACGACCAAGTTTAATATAAGTTGGTAGGTGAGTGAATTAAATGGATAATGCATTAAAAGAGTAACAAAAATGCAAATTACCCCAACACGCAGAATAATAGATTCTTTGATCCCAAAATCAATATCTCTCCACCCAATGTCTCGAACTGGAGCATGAGATCGAATACTCTCCCCAATAGTATAAGCCACAGAAGTTGCATAATCTCCAACTATTGCCATTGCTTCGCGATCTATttcaacgggaatgggatgacCAAGCTTTTTCCTTTCCTTATCCACATTGTGTAGGACCTCGTACACGCTTCCTACTTGGGATTAAGGTGGACCGTATTAATTAGAAAGACCATAATGCAATTTTAActtagtttgaaaaaaaaagttccagCATACACGGACATAATTACAACTTGTAAATCAAATTTACGGCAAGTCAAGATCATATAGTAGAGTTTCAGCATCTATATGTAAAGTGTCATTGCTAAAATAAACTCCAGCATTTCCAAATTGCATGCATATGAGAGAGGGAATAAAATAGACGGACACAATTTTGGCTTATAACACATATTTCACCTTATAAGTACTCagtttcacaaataaaaattgacaTGATATATAATTTCTCACCCATGCTGCCCCCGACATTAGGCAGGCAAGAATACTGGTTGGTCTCATCGGTAGGTGAGGTGGGGAGCTCAGAAGGTTGGGCAACCATCACAGACATGCCTTCAGCATGATTAGCTGTAGGTTCAATTGGCAGAGATGAGGTTGCTCCAggaattttttgtgattttctcAAAGCTTGAGTAGCTGAAGTGCTTCTCTTTTCTCTTGGACTCATAACTTTTgcctaaaatttaaaaacaaaagaattaaaaagGATTGCAACTATAATACAATATAtgaattcccaaaaaaaaaaaaaaaaggattgcaACTATAAGAGTAATCATGTGCAAATATTACCTTTTTAGCTTGAGACCTAGAAGACTCATCATTGTCACTGCAGGAACTTAGAATTTCTACACCTTCGGGTGGTATATAATTAGGATCAGCGCCATGGCCCACCTTGTTGTTCCCCTCTTTAGTGCTTTTACCACTTGCTTTCGCTTTTGAACCAAACAATGACATTGCCATGCTCTTCAACCTAGGAGGATCTATCCCAACAACCTCTAATTCTTTTAAGTTATGTTTAATAGTTTCTTgcctttccttttcaatttctgTCAGCATCTAGAAATCCAATAACTATTGTTAGAATCTAGAAATTCATCAACAAGATACCACCACTTCTATTAGAAAAAGGTTAAAATTCAGTAACTACTATTATATCTAGAAATTCATTAACAATATAACACCAtctctatcaaaaaaaaaatagattaagtAAATGCAAATAATGCATATGGCCACATTCCAGAAAGAGAGAATTCAAAAGCGTATTTTTACATTCTAAAAGGAACTTTTTCCAACACAAAGGTCGCCTCTGCTTCAATAAAAGCTAGAACTCAAAACACGAAAAGGGGAAAATACTCGTCGAGAGCAATCAGCAATAAAATGGTACCTTTTTTGCAAAAGATTGACCAAAGTTGTTTActagttttcttcaattttagcCAATCTGCAAGGAAAAATCACTTATAAATACTATGTTGAAGAAAATCTGCCAGGAGTACTTGATTGAGAGTTACATCATTCCAGCTCTTACTAATTGGATTTCACAAGATATAACAAAGGTATGCAAGGAGAGCTATTACTAAAATAGAAGAATGGGTACAAAATTTGTGTGATCTGCATATCTAATTATTCCCAAGCTTAGAGTTAAAAAACCCCCTTTTGAACCATTCATATTTTGGATATCAATACCAATACCACACTACTATACATCTTAACATTAGCATTTCAAAAAACTGCACCAGCCAACTCAACCCACATATGCCACACCATGCCCATCTTTACTTATTCCCTAATAGCAATAAAATGACCAATATGGAACCCCATAAATACGTACAGCACCTGGCCCATACACAAGCAATAACAACATTTCGTCGCATTTATATTGTAAAATAAACACACTACACTACAATGATTCTTAGGAGACTTCCAATACTCATAATCAGAACAATGCAAAGAACACGATCTGTCCAAAAGATTCAATGCATTTAGGACATTTTTTTAAGTGAgcattttccttccaaaataACACACAATCCATTGGGCATGCGTGGATGAACTCATATCCCAAGCCCAAATCACGTAATAGCTTCTTGCACTCGTTAATTGACTTCGGAACTACATGCCTTTCAAGTAAGGACTGGcttattttctccaaattctCGTTGAAAGATTGATTGCTCCACCCACTTTCTACCTTCACTTGTAACATCTCAATGACTAAGGCTAATAAGGTCTTTGACTTTTTGCAACCTGGATACAAGCTACGTTGGGCGGCCTctaataatttttcaaagtcTCTCACATCCTCCCTCTCTATGGTATCACTACCCATGTATGTCCCCTTATAGTGGTCTTCTATCAATTGCTCATATTCATCACCTCTATCCTCATTGTATTCATCCTCGTTATCATCTTGCTCATCGGGTTCAGAAAGTTCACCATGTAATAACTGGGTCGTATAAGACACCATCATCATATCCCCCATATAAGCAAATGAGTTCTCACAGTATCATAATCATTCTTATAATAGTTATGACAATTAGTACATGGGCACTTTATCTCCACCTCCCCACTCAAATGTGCCTTTACAAATTCAATAAACGAGTCCACCCCGTCAACATAGGCTGGACAAAATCTATCAGAAAGAAGCATCCAACTTTTGTCCAATTCTAGTCACATAAAATGTTTAAGGCATGTTATTTGATATCAGTTTaaactttagaaaaacaaaagagaacaaCTAAGTGGGAGAGTGAAAAGGGGAGGACCAAAATCCAATGTTACTATACACTAAGA
Proteins encoded in this region:
- the LOC131301896 gene encoding uncharacterized protein LOC131301896; amino-acid sequence: MLTEIEKERQETIKHNLKELEVVGIDPPRLKSMAMSLFGSKAKASGKSTKEGNNKVGHGADPNYIPPEGVEILSSCSDNDESSRSQAKKQTFGLVDYKNDMVLRRIIDVKCQALYREWKCTLHSHYKVIKKEVSDPKNHPLYPCNPEDWKFMIKKVWRKKAFKKKSKRGKNARKSLKYNHTSGSQSFVAQASKFDKIAKKLVEQSQPGVTNPQSEVQVSIDVLGKRSGYLKGYGIRKSTYATHSQAVPNSEVVALKEVVADQAKLIADYAKKFETMMLFMATKNGVDPATIPGLISSNENGEDTSIGQEDGILT